From a single Halodesulfovibrio marinisediminis DSM 17456 genomic region:
- a CDS encoding 4Fe-4S dicluster domain-containing protein, which produces MGHIIAKDIYKELGEKLDGSMVRMPWNDAMKEMVTYLYTPAEAELIVTMPYRPATLERIAGMTHLDKTKLHFMLDGMCKKGLVCDIWNGEQYEYMISPFVVGFFEFTMMRTGKNLPQKKWAELFQSYMFGNKDFLDANFADGQKISVMRALPHEEAIIKDPHVEVLDYERATTLIDAQSSFAVSLCSCRHEKHHLGEQKCDVPLDTCTTMGDGAEFLIRNNLGRRCSKEEMYDILARSKDMGFTLTADNVKQDVGFICHCCGCCCNLMNGIKKTGYTNILVSSSFIATCSADDCIGCGLCAKACPVDAITMQERYGAIIDGNRPKKLAVINEDRCLGCGVCVFQCKPKALILEKSTKRVIHPEDTFERVILQSLERDTLQNLLFDNPNSKAESFMRSVLGGFLKLPAVKKRLMSDTLRSRFLQTLRSVSGD; this is translated from the coding sequence ATGGGACATATCATCGCTAAAGATATCTACAAAGAACTCGGAGAAAAGCTCGACGGCTCTATGGTACGTATGCCTTGGAATGATGCCATGAAGGAAATGGTGACTTACCTTTACACTCCGGCCGAAGCTGAACTCATTGTAACAATGCCATACCGTCCAGCCACGTTGGAACGCATTGCAGGAATGACGCATCTTGATAAAACAAAACTACATTTCATGCTTGATGGAATGTGTAAGAAAGGACTTGTGTGCGACATTTGGAACGGTGAGCAATATGAGTACATGATCAGCCCTTTTGTTGTGGGCTTTTTCGAATTTACAATGATGCGCACCGGAAAAAATTTACCACAGAAAAAATGGGCAGAGCTGTTTCAAAGCTACATGTTCGGCAACAAAGATTTTCTGGATGCAAACTTTGCTGATGGGCAAAAAATTTCTGTCATGCGCGCACTTCCTCACGAAGAAGCCATCATAAAAGACCCGCATGTTGAAGTACTGGATTACGAACGGGCAACCACCCTTATTGATGCGCAATCTTCTTTCGCCGTAAGCCTCTGCTCCTGCCGCCACGAAAAACATCACCTTGGAGAACAAAAATGTGACGTCCCGTTGGATACCTGTACCACAATGGGCGACGGAGCTGAGTTTCTCATTCGAAACAACCTCGGGCGACGCTGCAGCAAAGAAGAGATGTACGACATCCTTGCCCGCTCAAAAGATATGGGATTCACTCTCACAGCAGACAATGTAAAACAGGACGTAGGGTTCATATGCCACTGCTGCGGTTGCTGCTGTAATCTCATGAACGGTATTAAAAAAACTGGATACACCAACATTCTGGTATCATCCTCATTTATTGCCACTTGTAGCGCTGATGACTGCATCGGCTGTGGTCTCTGCGCTAAGGCATGTCCTGTTGACGCCATCACTATGCAGGAGCGGTATGGCGCTATTATCGATGGCAACCGTCCTAAAAAACTTGCTGTTATCAACGAAGACCGTTGTCTTGGCTGTGGTGTCTGCGTATTTCAATGCAAACCCAAAGCATTAATCCTGGAAAAATCCACAAAGCGCGTTATTCACCCAGAAGACACATTTGAAAGGGTCATTCTTCAGTCATTAGAAAGAGACACCCTGCAAAACCTCTTATTTGACAACCCGAACAGCAAAGCAGAAAGCTTTATGCGCTCCGTTCTTGGAGGCTTCCTTAAACTTCCTGCTGTTAAAAAACGCCTTATGAGTGACACGCTACGCTCACGTTTTTTACAAACTCTACGATCAGTGTCAGGAGATTGA
- the phnE gene encoding phosphonate ABC transporter, permease protein PhnE, which produces MTDTMTWERFTPGQRLARFAVYLGAVSLFVFSLSTVEIIPEFLYDAPYQLQDLFARMWPIDFASYTQENIHEALIETLNIASLGTILALFLAVPVALLSAKNITKSPVLNWCGKFILVSSRTVNSLVWAILFVAIFGPGALAGTFAIGFRSIGFCGKLLAEALEEVDHGPIEALRAAGAPTVSILLKGYWPQVAPAFWGLALFRWDINVRESSVIGLVGAGGIGVALDTALNLFRWQQVALILLCIFTIVIIAEVVVTKIRQSII; this is translated from the coding sequence ATGACTGATACTATGACATGGGAACGATTCACACCCGGGCAGCGCCTTGCCCGCTTTGCGGTGTATCTTGGTGCAGTTTCCCTGTTTGTATTTTCTCTGAGCACCGTAGAAATTATTCCAGAATTTCTCTACGACGCGCCGTACCAGCTGCAGGACTTATTTGCCCGCATGTGGCCAATTGATTTTGCATCGTACACTCAAGAAAATATTCACGAAGCACTCATCGAAACACTGAACATTGCATCGCTCGGAACAATCCTTGCCCTGTTTTTAGCAGTACCTGTTGCATTGCTTTCTGCAAAAAACATTACCAAATCCCCAGTGCTCAACTGGTGCGGTAAGTTCATTCTTGTTTCTTCCCGTACTGTTAACTCACTGGTATGGGCTATCTTGTTCGTAGCGATTTTTGGCCCAGGTGCTCTGGCTGGTACCTTCGCTATTGGCTTCCGTTCCATCGGTTTCTGTGGCAAATTGCTTGCGGAAGCACTGGAAGAAGTAGATCACGGCCCTATTGAAGCGCTTCGCGCTGCCGGTGCTCCAACTGTCAGCATCCTTCTTAAAGGATACTGGCCGCAGGTTGCTCCAGCATTCTGGGGTCTTGCACTCTTCCGTTGGGACATTAACGTTCGTGAATCCTCTGTTATCGGCCTTGTAGGTGCAGGTGGTATCGGCGTAGCGCTTGATACTGCACTCAACCTCTTCCGTTGGCAGCAGGTTGCACTCATTCTGTTGTGCATCTTCACCATCGTTATTATTGCAGAAGTAGTTGTTACCAAGATTCGTCAAAGCATCATTTAG
- a CDS encoding MoaF N-terminal domain-containing protein — translation MSVLSGCHWCTSEVAPNELIGQTLIATLESGAFPDSTITMQFISSKDIVWKITGNLGNSTGSADYLISRVNPNTILLTWRSGQAHVSYVITMDFGSERCFLVRVDKGNNLLSEGVFAFE, via the coding sequence ATGTCTGTTCTGTCAGGCTGTCATTGGTGCACATCAGAAGTTGCACCAAATGAGCTGATAGGCCAGACCTTAATTGCGACATTAGAGTCGGGGGCATTTCCTGATTCTACTATTACGATGCAGTTTATTTCCTCCAAAGATATTGTGTGGAAAATTACTGGCAATCTCGGAAATTCGACAGGGTCGGCGGATTATCTGATTTCCAGGGTAAATCCAAATACCATATTGCTGACATGGCGGAGCGGGCAGGCTCATGTAAGTTATGTCATCACAATGGATTTTGGGTCAGAGCGATGTTTTTTGGTGCGGGTAGATAAAGGCAATAATTTATTATCCGAGGGTGTATTTGCATTCGAGTAG
- a CDS encoding MoaF-related domain-containing protein, whose protein sequence is MRKIPILLFFIFFVQITACGMAQQVDIQPEDLVGKTLNETWRRGSFVGASYKTSILSSTHMRWYALTGNLKGKSEEVEYECTKVGREILQVSWREKTTGSQAVVTYNFKTMKMFGVIVEEERDFLLQGTFTIEQSKGEVSDGKDLPELFKKEATSDQ, encoded by the coding sequence ATGCGTAAGATTCCCATTCTACTTTTTTTTATATTTTTTGTGCAGATTACGGCATGTGGTATGGCTCAACAGGTTGATATCCAGCCGGAAGATCTGGTTGGAAAGACGTTAAATGAGACATGGCGGCGGGGAAGTTTTGTAGGAGCTTCTTATAAAACGTCTATTCTTTCGTCGACACACATGCGCTGGTATGCGTTGACAGGAAATTTAAAGGGCAAAAGTGAAGAAGTTGAATATGAGTGCACCAAAGTAGGGCGCGAGATACTGCAGGTGTCGTGGCGTGAAAAAACAACGGGGTCCCAGGCTGTTGTTACCTACAACTTTAAGACGATGAAAATGTTTGGTGTAATTGTGGAAGAAGAGCGTGATTTCCTGTTGCAGGGTACTTTTACGATTGAACAGTCGAAAGGCGAGGTCAGCGACGGAAAAGACTTGCCGGAGCTGTTTAAAAAAGAAGCCACAAGCGACCAATAG
- a CDS encoding YciI family protein has translation MFIVSLTYTCELDQIDAHLAAHVEYLKEQYALGHFVASGRKVPRTGGVILARFDSREKLNAALQQDPFYKEKLASYDVQEFIPTMVGEGLEAMREDA, from the coding sequence ATGTTTATTGTCTCTCTCACATATACTTGCGAACTGGATCAGATTGACGCTCACCTTGCTGCCCACGTTGAATACCTTAAGGAGCAGTATGCGCTAGGTCACTTTGTAGCTTCAGGCAGAAAGGTTCCGCGTACAGGCGGGGTCATTCTGGCTCGTTTTGACTCCCGAGAAAAACTTAATGCAGCCTTACAGCAAGACCCATTTTACAAAGAGAAACTTGCTTCCTACGATGTTCAAGAATTTATTCCAACAATGGTCGGTGAGGGACTTGAGGCAATGCGCGAAGACGCGTAA
- the phnE gene encoding phosphonate ABC transporter, permease protein PhnE yields MTTDAQRKSPFKPSIVARLGWLLIACYVFYALNALDFTWVRFIDGLGNGAKFLGEMIPPNFARWKLLVENLIETIEIAVIASAFGIGLSLPIGMCAARNLMPDWITWVARTIIAICRSFHPVIFAILFVKAVGFGPLAGILTLIFLSIGFIGKLFAEAIEEISLKPVEAMKAAGAPFMSVLIFAVLPQVFNRFIGFATYQFDANLRNSTMVGIVGAGGIGGTLFAAFQRFDYDFLAAILLSIIALIMLSELLSVKIKAIFND; encoded by the coding sequence ATGACCACGGATGCACAAAGAAAATCACCATTCAAACCAAGCATCGTAGCACGTCTTGGCTGGCTTCTTATTGCCTGCTACGTGTTTTATGCATTGAATGCACTTGATTTTACGTGGGTACGCTTCATTGATGGTCTTGGTAACGGTGCTAAGTTCCTTGGCGAAATGATTCCACCAAACTTTGCCCGCTGGAAGCTGCTTGTTGAGAACCTGATTGAGACCATCGAAATTGCAGTTATTGCTTCTGCTTTCGGTATTGGTCTTTCCTTGCCTATCGGCATGTGTGCAGCACGAAACCTCATGCCAGACTGGATTACATGGGTAGCTCGAACTATTATTGCAATCTGTCGATCTTTCCATCCTGTTATCTTTGCGATTCTTTTCGTAAAAGCAGTAGGTTTTGGTCCACTTGCAGGTATTCTTACTTTGATTTTCCTTTCAATCGGCTTCATCGGCAAACTGTTTGCCGAAGCTATTGAAGAGATTTCTTTGAAGCCTGTTGAAGCAATGAAAGCAGCTGGCGCACCATTTATGAGCGTACTTATCTTTGCAGTACTTCCTCAGGTGTTTAACCGCTTCATCGGTTTTGCCACATACCAGTTTGACGCAAACCTTCGAAACTCAACCATGGTTGGTATTGTTGGTGCGGGTGGTATCGGTGGTACCCTATTTGCTGCATTCCAGCGCTTTGACTATGATTTCCTCGCTGCAATTCTTCTTTCAATCATTGCACTTATCATGCTTAGCGAACTTCTTTCCGTAAAGATAAAGGCGATTTTCAATGACTGA
- a CDS encoding HAD-IIB family hydrolase — MKPFSTMPADVKQNIRYILTDIDDTLTDEGRLRAEAYTALERLRENGFVVIPITGRPAGWCDQIARMWPVDGVVGENGAFYFRYDDTSKKMIRRYATEDELRAQHKIKLAELGELVVEEVPGCAISADQAYRETDIAIDFCEDVPPLSSESVHKIKEICVKAGTTAKISSIHVNAWFGQYDKLAMSSRILKEEFNVELEAVREQVVYAGDSPNDAPMFGYFPNSVGVANVLEFEDTIEHKPSWITEKRGGSGFAQIADGLLAVK; from the coding sequence ATGAAGCCTTTTTCTACTATGCCGGCAGATGTTAAACAAAACATTCGCTACATTCTTACAGATATTGACGACACCCTCACCGACGAAGGCCGCCTGCGCGCAGAAGCATACACTGCTCTTGAACGATTGCGTGAAAATGGCTTTGTTGTAATCCCAATCACTGGACGCCCTGCAGGCTGGTGTGATCAGATTGCCCGCATGTGGCCTGTTGACGGTGTAGTTGGCGAAAACGGCGCATTTTATTTCCGCTATGACGACACATCAAAAAAGATGATCCGTCGCTATGCTACTGAAGATGAACTGCGCGCCCAACACAAAATCAAGCTCGCAGAACTTGGCGAACTGGTAGTAGAAGAAGTTCCCGGCTGTGCAATTTCTGCGGATCAAGCATACCGTGAAACAGACATCGCTATCGACTTCTGCGAAGATGTGCCTCCTCTTTCTTCTGAATCAGTTCATAAAATAAAAGAAATTTGCGTAAAGGCAGGCACTACAGCAAAAATCAGCTCTATTCATGTAAACGCATGGTTCGGCCAGTATGACAAACTCGCCATGTCTTCCCGTATTCTTAAAGAAGAATTCAATGTTGAACTTGAAGCTGTTCGTGAACAGGTTGTCTATGCAGGTGATTCACCAAACGATGCTCCTATGTTCGGATATTTCCCTAACTCTGTAGGCGTTGCAAACGTGCTTGAGTTTGAAGACACCATTGAACACAAGCCATCATGGATTACTGAAAAACGCGGCGGATCCGGGTTTGCCCAAATTGCAGATGGCCTGCTTGCTGTTAAGTAA